Within Vigna radiata var. radiata cultivar VC1973A unplaced genomic scaffold, Vradiata_ver6 scaffold_223, whole genome shotgun sequence, the genomic segment ttccattgtgcttttaataatttcttacgttttaattgaaaaatacaaTAGCAATTTCAGCACAGAAAATGTTAGATGAAGCAAGCAATCACTGAACAAAGAAATGAGCAGTTTGGTTTGGTGGCTTTATGTTACTTTCATCTTCTAATCCGTGGCCCAAAACTGTTCCTTCTAAAGTCATCAGAATGAATACTTGAATCCTCTATCTTTGAAAATTCGATACCAAACAAATGTAAATCTCTGAAATGTTGGTATCTGTAAGTGTGACTATATTACCTCTGATGATTAAGATTAAGATACAGAGTGCACTTTTTTTATGGTAGAGGTGTATCAGTCTAAAACATGAAGAAGGAATGGTTGTTACAGGTTCTGTTTATGTAATGTCTGCTAGTAACCTTGCAGACACTGCTATACTTATTTTAGACAACTTGACAAATGCATATGATACAGAAAGTGCCTCCACAATGGCTGGTTGCAGACCCTGGGCTGAAGTTTAGGAAAAAGTCCTTAAAATGGATCATGAAAAGTTGTGACTCGATATGTTAATCTTAATGCCTCAACCCAAACCAACTTCTTGgtctaaattaatttctttagatAGCACCAGTTTGACAGCATTGAATTTCTAAGCTAAAAGTGACAGTGtggaagataaaaaaacaagtaGAAAAATCAATCCATGCAACCTAACTTGTTTTCAATGACTAGAATTAGTTATATAGCAAGTCTTGATTCAAGTTAGTTTAtaaagtgtaaaaataaaaacgttATGAATTTCCAATGTTCTCTAAGCTAAAATCCTAAACAAACTCAACCAAGATTGTCCCTTTATGTTCTAATAATTACAGAGTATCTCCTTTCATTTGTGGTTCTCACATAACTTTGCTTGACAACAGACAAGGTTTAAAACTGTGAAACACATTGCATGATTGCAAACTGAATTGCCAAAACAATCACAACCACAACTTAAAACATTCAATTTGCTAGCAAGACAAAAATAATGCATCTAGAACAAACAATCACTTGTGTTCTGATCAAAGTCTCTTATATTTGCAAGATCTAAGTAAAAGCATTAATGTTGAGTCATTGTTCCCTTTAGCTTGTTGTCTGTTTATAATGTCAGACTCGGTTATGGTCTTATACTTAAAAGGTGAAGTGTTTGCATGTTATCTCTTGCTTCTTACCTTTGGTCCACGATCTTCCTATTTCTCAAAGGACTACTCTAACTAATTCTTATCTTTAAAGAATCTATTCCTTATACTGATGGGATATGATAACCACCAATCATTTAATAGGTAGCTAGTGCTCATAAGCTATTACCCCAATTTCTCATCTTTTCCGACACTCCTCCAATAATCACTGTCACTAAGTTTAACAATTGATTagttgaaagagaaaagaaagtgaCATTTTTCTTCTACAGATCCCATCATAACATAACTGACACAGTGCAAGGAAGTCTATCTGTTTTCCATAGACATGATAGTGTGAAAAATCTCACGCGATCCTATTATTTCAAGAAACAACACAAGTCTATATTTCATGACAGTTAAACAATATGAACATAGACAGACCTGTACAAGAAGCAGGCAAGAACACTTTCACAAGTACCGAACCATTCTTCCATACTCCTTCTATCAATACGTGGAAATCCCAACCGATTCACAGCCTAATTGAGGAGCATCAATGTCCACCCAGACCTCATTTTTGCGATTCACAATTCGGATGGGAGTATTGTACTGCGCGATCGAGTAACCACGGCGAGTCTTGGACTGCGCCCAGGGAGAGCGACTGAGGCTGGTGGCAAGCTTTTCCGCCTCCTTGACAATCCTCTCATCATTGGCGAATCCAGAGAACTTTCTAACCGCAACGCAGTGGGTGGTGAATTCATAGGGCCTGATATTGAGTTCTGGAAGCGGCAGTGGTGGGTTTCCTTGGAACTTAACGGGTAAGTATAAACTAACGTAGTAGCCTTGGGACTGGAGGGGACCGGCTCCGGGGACGGTGGTGGTCAAGACGGGAACGGTCATTGGGATTCGTGAGAAATTGAGATTGGCGCCTTCAGTAAACTGGAACAACCTAGGAGATGGTATAATCGGGTTaattagttagttagttagttattGTGAGGGATAAGAAGAATTACCTGTGAAAACCGTCCCAGGAGGCTTTCTCGAAGGAAATGTCGAGAGCGGGAGCAGACATCCAAACGGAGGTTCCATAGAGCCTGATCTCGAAATCGGACTGCGAGTGTACCACAGTGTACGGTGGGGACTCCGGCGCACTGCTAACCGTAGCCAAACATATCGCGATCACTGTTATGGTTAGTAGTGTTATTCCCTTCTTCATTCTCCTTTCCTTTCCCCTTCTCTCTTGCTATTTCCTTCCTCCTTTTCTCAATATAACTCTTCTGTCATTTTATCAAGGCTCTTAGCCGTTGACTTTTGTGACAATTGTTTTGTTCTTCTTCTGATTCTGATTTCTAGTGATTGTATACCGAGTTGCAGATTTCAATATCAATCAGAATTATTTGTCTTCAGCGCCAGGGTTTGGATAAGAAAGGGTGAAAAACTAGGCAAATAAAAGACAAGAAACAGCTACACAGCTTGTAAAGAAAACTAGCTGAAAAGATGTACTATTATACAATATTAAGTGTATACGTTTCGTGTTTTAGCGAGTATACTTAAGAAGTTGGTTattgaaaaatagtttattttgttACATATGGATTTTCTGATGATAGTGGAATTGAACAGTGAAATATATAAAGAGttatatattagaattaatGTGTTATGATTCTAAAGTATACTCTAAAGTAAGATATAAGAATGATTTCTATTCAGAAAAACAGTTACAAAAGTAGTCTCTTTGTCAATTGTTATACGTGAtagaattttatataataaaattagtgtTCGTTTGTACTTTAagtaattctaatttttaaaatatttcttccaTATTTGGTTTCTTTATTTGTACTAAATTTTTGGAACATTCGAACTATGATTTAGTTTGTTAGTTTTGGTAGTTGGGAACCACGTATGTTTAGCTTAGTTCAACAATTCAGCTAAAACCTTTGTTTTTTCACTGGCTTCTACCAATATGCAGCGTCTAGATGGAGAATTTAGTTCTTCAGCAGGTTTGAATTTCAGTGATGACAAGCAACAGCGGTAGTGAATGTAAAAGTGACATTAACTTTATGAAAAATAGAGAATATAAAACGAGGAATAACTGGTTGCACAAAATTATCTAAACTCATTGACATGTGCTACTGCAGTTCCCTTCCAAGTTTGCTGCTGCAACTCGGGATAAAGCTACAGTTTTATTCTCTATGTCACTCTCTCTTATGAATAATCGAGCTCTGGTATTACAGTAAAAGTGATatgaatttgatgaaaaatagaGAATAATTGAGAGGAACTCTCTTGCTTGTTTATTGATTAGTAAATAAGCCCttaaatagacatatattaacAACCATGATAAAAACTCACGCAgtaatggaaaataaaaaaatgtgaactAACTCCTAAAAATCAGGAAAATAACTATCATTATCTACTAACAATCTCATCTAAAGCTGAAAGCTGTAGCTATTGGTGGAACCTTCCTCACCTACGGGAAAAAGTTACCTCGGCATCTTGTCTTTGGAGAAACAAATCATAAACCAGTTCAGTGGACCACTTTCCTCAAACTCAAAGCATTAGGCGCGTAGGGAAGGCACTTCGAGATTGTTTTCCTAGCACACAGTAGTGAGTATTGTCAAGATTTCCTCCCTTTATTATTGATCTTATTGTGATCAAGAGCTTCTTTATCTGCCTTTTAATATTAAGGTAATTCCTCTTCTCAATCCTCGATATTGTATGATTTGGACAATTTTATATCCAATACTATTTAAATGCATTGCTAGTATCGTTGTTTATAATGTCTGATCAGTAAAgcataaatgtaattttatttaagtgaGATATTTTCTTAATTGGCCAATTTTAGAAGTTTTGCGAGTAATTCCtctaaaaaatctataaattattgACAGGAAAATGGAAAAGAGAGACTTTTAAATTAGATGTCTTTCccctctcttttatttctttcgGACTCAATATTATACTACACAATTATACCATCGGATGACGGGTTACGTCCAATATTTAGAAGTATTGAAATgacccaaaaaaaaattgatatgcATTTAAAACACACGTTTGTACCGCTTGTACAACAGAAATTAGTCAGAACATATGACAAAATTCCAAAACGGAAGTAATTAACTgaaaacgattttttttttttttggggtcTCATTCCTACATATCACGGAAGCGAAATAGGATATGGTGCCTATATCAGCACTGTTTTCCTTACATTCCTTTCTTTAGCTCCTTTAAGCTTTTAACATTAAGGGTGCCTATATCAGCACTGCTTTTATCAAATTCCTTCCTTTAGCTCTTCTAAGTTTTTGACGAAATAAATGTTGTGTTGCTGTTGCTCCTTCTAAGTCCCAAGATAAACGCGCTTAATACGAATGTGTTTGCAACTTTTGCTGCAATTTTTTATTCCATCCAATTTTCAATCTCTGAAGTTTGGTGGCAAAGTTTCTTCTGTAAAATATTCCTTCCTAACAGTTTCTGCAGAGCAAAATCTTACCTGTAAAataaaagggggggggggggggagacAGCAGAAGaattagatgaaaatgaagatggaGCAGCACAAAGAGTTGATATCTAACGCCAAATAGTGCTGAAATTAATCATTATGGTTTGTTCAACTTAAAAATATGAGCCAAGAATCTTACATCCCATATCACGTAAGCCCAATTACATTCAGCTAGTTGACTTAATCACAACCTAAAGTCAATTACACGATCGTAATCCCAAAGAAACGAGGGAACTCCTGGATGTGCTATGAACCGCAGCAGCCCAGTACCTATTACTGAGGAGGATATCAAGCCTCAACACAGCAATAAACATCCCTTAGATTGGGATACCTATATGCACTGAAGATTCCTCAAATCTGGCCAAGATATTTAGTGCTGTGGTGTCAATCCGCTATGGGCTATTGTTATGTTTGTTATTACATTCCTCTATTTTCTGTTACGCATTTGCTATTGCATTGCTTTACTTTTTGTTATGCTTTTGGTTATTTTCCCTTATATATAACCCGCCGTAATGAATTATGACGAATGAACAGAAAGTATCATTCATCTCTTTTCTCTCATTATTCTCGGGAGGCAATGTTCCTGGTCGCTAATCCAGCAACTCTATCCAATCACCTACCACTTTGTCACTACACCCCTGGCGAAAATCACACGGAACTGACTGAACCTAAAGGGAAGGGTCTAAGACACGAGCCCTCAACCTCGTTCAGAAGGTGAAATGCATGGTCAGCTACAACCACTAGATCAAATTACaatgaacaacattaatttttatgttatcttAGGACCCAGTAAATCAGTTCACATTCcaaagaaattcaaaaaaatgAGTAAGGTCCACCACAAACCCTATTGGTCCAAGCCCACAGTTTCCACCAGATAACTCGTTTTTTTCCCCCTCAAATTTTGAGTAACACATAGGGTCAGGTTATACTACGGGGTAACCCTTCAGAAAATTCAAGGCATCTCAAGCACTCAACCCTTAAACATAAAGGGAAAAACAACtcttttcatattaaaaacagGCATACAAGACAAGAAACACTTACCAGGGAAGCATATGATTTTAACAAGGGCTTGGCTAGCTGCCAAATTGGCTTAAAAACAAAAGGTGCATCCACAAATAGTACTTGATCCAACCGCTTCggatagtaataataaaatacatcaaactgcaaaaaataaagaaatatattagcTGTTGTGCTGCTCTTTGCACAATTTCTTTCTAGTGAGGCCCTACAGTTCAAACTACATTAGTTGATGATGATTCAGACTTCTTAACTGAATTATGTTTGGCAGATATTAAAAACTATTAccaagaaagtcaagaatttAAGATCAGCATTTTCTGTTCTGAAGCCTCTGAGATCAACTATTCCAAGTAGTTTTTCTTTCCCAGTTGGAAGCTTACTCAATGCCTTCTCAATTAAGAAAACGCACAGCCTTTCATCATCTGCAGGGTCCAGTGCCTGTGACATAATTATTTGTCCACATTGTAACAAATAGTTATCCAAAGGTCACGAGGCTGCAGGTTATATCTGaggtatatataaaaaaataaagtacagTATGTAATATGTAATGCAGAAAGTGAGATAATTGACAAAAGTTGACCTCAGTTATTCCAGTGACATCAAGCTGCATATACTTACAACCAGAAATTTGTACCAAATTAGGCAATCACATTAATTCCCCAAATTTAACATCTATGATACAGAGTAGAAGTATCAATTGCAAGTGATGAGGTGCTAGAAGCAGAAAGAGGGGAAGCATGGCGGGGAAGTTGTTGAGGTTAGGGAGTGTGTTTGTTTTACTCATTTCCCACATTCCAGAGAATTTGCAAAATCAGTCCCTGTCTCTATGGTCATTAGCGTTCTAAACTAAATAGGTGTTCAAATGCAAATCAGAGTACCAAAGTCAAACTCTTAATTATTATCCTCAGAAAATTGAAACATATCTTTCACCGCAAATCAAATTTTCGCTTCATGCCAGTATTAACATTTTCTCGAATCGGTTTCATTTCatggaatataaaaataaaaagaaatataaagcaATAAGCACAATAAAATACTAACAACTACCACTTGTACTCTTACCATAGGAATATGCTTTGATCCAACCACCACAAGCACAGGTCTATCATTAATATCTAGAAAGTCGTGTACATATCCTTTTCCAGTTTGAGCAGCATCTTTAACAGTTTCATCGGTCAATTTAGACACCTCAAAATCTTGACGCCATTTCTTATAGAGTAGAAAGCAAAGCAACAAGATGAGTAGTAGGcataaatttgaaagaaaattaatccCATTAATACGAACAAGATTAGTTCAGATATATCGAAAATGGATCTAATTGACATGTTCGAGGTGACCTTTTGACTTGGATTTCACCCTGGTGGGTGTTGACAAAGGATTGCTTATTGACACAGTAGGTTCCTTAATGACCGGAAAGTATGAGCGTCTTTTACAGGTATACATCCATCGCCATGGCGTGTCAACCTGGCTGGAGCGTTAGCCAAACTCAAGAACTTGGACCTTAATTGCTGAAAGCACACCATGGTCAAAAGACATCAGAGCAAAACCCAAGTTTACAGTCCACATTGAACACGTCAACAAGGTTCATTTTCGGACAGATCAAATTACACATgcaagtagaaaataaaatttgtcaaattcGCTTATCTCCCCACTCCTCAAACAACGGTGGTGATGCCTTATGAATAAAATTGGACATTGATACAATCATGAGAAGGATACAATCGCTTTAGTCAACTTGGAAATAGCATCTTCAACAGAAAACTTGCGATCTTTGAGAAACCACAGTATCATATCTTCGTCATCCCTTCCATTTCTTCCAACAGGGAGGCTATGGTGTTCTTTTTCAAGCTTTTCCTTCACTGAAAGAACTAActgcaattttcttttttaattaagatagTAATGAACATGAAAAGATATGCgctaaactaaaaattatgcATTTGAAATTGACCGAGCATTAAACTGTTATTGTGCCCTTAAAGAGAAGAAAGTGTGGAATGCTGTAAATGGAAGATTGAGAAAGAAGTGGTCACCTTGCGCGTGTCGAGTTGCGCTTGCGAGTGAAGGTTACTGCATCGAACAAGGAAATTGGTCCTAAGGGAAAagtttgaaagagaaagaggagcaGCGACGGTTGGGTATAGAGTACGCATGTCTATCAATTCCGTGCTGTTCCTTACTATCACGTTAAGGGTGGGTGAAGCTTTAGGTTGCTCCACGGCTATACCACACCTTCTcctttcatatattattatcgAATTCCATAGTAGTTATCTTATCAGCAAACGAGAGATCCAAAAGCAGAGGTAACAAGAGCAACACAGACTTTCAATAACGAGCGCTCCTCAACAATGCTATCACAGACAAGTTACTCCCAAAAATCACACATGCGCAACATCTTCAAAAACTGAGAAAACGGTCCAAACGAGGTTCACAGGCACAATCACCATAAAAAGGCATTTGATCATTatatttctcaaaataaaaaaataatgatactatCTGTCTCGGTCAAAAATTACtcaatgtttatgtttattatctaataaaaaatatatacaaacaaacTATTGTACAAAATAGACTTTCgcaataaaaacatattttacacCGCcccatttaataaaaaacaatgcaTATCAAATCCCACAGCAAAATACGTGTTGTTTCCTTCTTTTCCCGTGATCAATCGCGGATCAATTAGAATTGGAAGTGGAAACGAAAATGTACCGCATACAGTTGAAAATACGTTGCCTCGGACAAACCCTAAGAAGCAATTGCAGAAAGCTGCgaagaaaaggaaagataaaaGGATACGAATATACGATAGGTTAGGGGATTTCGCAGGTGTTGACAAAAAATGAGTGGACAAAAAACTAGAAGAGTCCTCGGGAGTGAAAAGATGTTAAAAGTAgataagaataattttattatttgtagtAGTCAAGTATGGCTCGAATAGTTTTATTCgttgtttaaatattaagatTCCAATTCAAAGTAGTTATTCCTAAAAACATATATACTTTAACATGAACCGTATTTTAAGAAAGATGCTTCTTACTAGTAGTACCAGCTATCAAGAGAGAATatcccataaaaaaaataaaaccacattaattattatttattttatataaatattagataaCTATGATcgattaattattaatgaaaatataaggTTATACaaacattaacttttttatatgataattcaTTCCATCGGATAATAACCGTGTTAAAAATCTTaatcacaataatattttttgctcAAAAATGTACAAATATTTACACTGACgaattagataattataaattctataaatattgtctataaaaaattaatatttgataatctacgaaactaaataaaatattatttatttcagcctttaactgaaataaaattaaaattactaaaactctgtttctttaatttgtaaatttccTTAAGTAATTATTCAATTACCAGTGCGTGGAACATTTAGAtacaaaaatcaatatatattatataacgGTTACATACATTTAACCTGGTCAAGAAATACTtattacaatttcaaaaataattttaagaagtCATGAATTTTACACGACACAAATTCCTCAAAGTGCAGCAGATTACAACACAACTTAATGAAggaaatgacaaaaaaaaacttaattacataataaacataatttcttaaaggtgcaatgtaaaatataaacaacttaCATAATATTACCAACCTATTGTCCATCACACCAATGACATctaaaaagtagaaaattataaattacatcagcaaataattataaacaaatatatctaTCAAGAGAACATATATGCTTTTGAAGAAATCaacaatatacttttttatcaaTCAAACAAATCAACAGAGTACTTTCCATCAATGATATCCTTTATTTGAGCCTCTTGTCCTCCCAAACCCATATCTTCCTTCTCAATCATTGCAGGTATCATCATCCTGTCCATCATAACATTTATCatgttatgtatatatataatgaagatTTGATATACATTAACCAAAATTTAAGTCATTTGATACTTTAGATTACATTTTGATATGTAAGAATCATCTCCATATGTAGTTTGGAATCCCATGATTCAAAAAACCATAAATCAATAATTCTCACTAGAGTCAACGTTTCTCTTGTTCCATCAATATCCTTGATCTTGTCAAAATTCTTTGTCGTCTAATACATGATGGAAATAGTTGAAGAATCAGTTTAATGagataaaaatacaaacttGAAGCCAAACCCACAAAGATACACAAGATACACACACGAAATAAAATCTTAAGTTGGGTTATATAAAATGCGTAACTTGATAAACTCAATGTTCACCAAATCTTTAACCATTGATATCTGtataaacaaaaacagaatTGGATTAAACAAAGTAGGAGAAGTCAAGTTTCTCAGTTCTATACATGTAAATGGAAGGAATAAGTCAAAATAGACGAAGAAAGCCAAAGGTTGAGAGATGAGCtccaaaaaggagaaaaagatgAACATAGAAAGCGAAAAAATGGACAAAGAAGGAAAAGTACATACAGATGACTAACCTTTCACACGTCCAAAGATGCAGATAACATGAAAAGAGATAACACAAATGAAGGCTGATATTTGTTTAcagaaaaggtaaaaaaagaagaacaagaagcaGGAGAAGGTCTGATATTATATAGAAGGAGAATGTCTGATATTATATAGAAGGAGAATGTCCAAACCTTTCACACTCACCTACTATTAGTTAACTAGATTAGTTAATTATGATTAGTTAATTATGGTTGGTTAGTTATGGTTAGTTAATTATAGTTAGTTAATGGTTAATTAACTATGCCAGTATCAATTGCTAAATCAGATGCATTATTTATTACTGATACATTTTTCAACGTCATGTCATTCTTTAAAACTGAATTATGCAAAGACTGACAAAAAATGCCgaaatattattagttagaTCGACGTCTTACAGGGAGTA encodes:
- the LOC106753300 gene encoding heme-binding protein 2-like: MKKGITLLTITVIAICLATVSSAPESPPYTVVHSQSDFEIRLYGTSVWMSAPALDISFEKASWDGFHRLFQFTEGANLNFSRIPMTVPVLTTTVPGAGPLQSQGYYVSLYLPVKFQGNPPLPLPELNIRPYEFTTHCVAVRKFSGFANDERIVKEAEKLATSLSRSPWAQSKTRRGYSIAQYNTPIRIVNRKNEVWVDIDAPQLGCESVGISTY
- the LOC106753325 gene encoding CRAL-TRIO domain-containing protein C3H8.02; translated protein: MRTLYPTVAAPLSLSNFSLRTNFLVRCSNLHSQAQLDTRKLVLSVKEKLEKEHHSLPVGRNGRDDEDMILWFLKDRKFSVEDAISKLTKAIKWRQDFEVSKLTDETVKDAAQTGKGYVHDFLDINDRPVLVVVGSKHIPMALDPADDERLCVFLIEKALSKLPTGKEKLLGIVDLRGFRTENADLKFLTFLFDVFYYYYPKRLDQVLFVDAPFVFKPIWQLAKPLLKSYASLVRFCSAETVRKEYFTEETLPPNFRD